A section of the Malus sylvestris chromosome 17, drMalSylv7.2, whole genome shotgun sequence genome encodes:
- the LOC126611534 gene encoding uncharacterized protein LOC126611534 codes for MERYFKRKTQPEILEPSPKSPKNNESSSKQTCVDSMEINSETLQYDPGLRRPILSYHPNVRDQVRRAYLQNKPCQPKTHAFPYTNFGTKPRRFNPAWFTQFPNWLEYSTSQDAAYCLCCYLFKPDIGDQSGGDTFVGVGFKNWKCKKKLEIHVGGPNSSHNNAWRNCEALLNQKQHIETVISKQTDQDRIDYRTRLGASVGVSRILLQQGLPFRGHDESENSLNQGNFLEILRWLRHYNEGIKAVTLENAPENLKLTSPDIQKDISSAISYEIISAITSDINDSLFSILVDESRDKSSKEQMAIVLRFVDKGHVIERFVGIEHVADTKASSLKLAIDDFFSRHGLSISKLRGQGYDGASNMQGEFNGLKALILNENESAFYVHCFAHQLQLALVAVAKKNSEIGDLFTMVSSVVNIVVASSKRRDILREKHAHVVLEALENNELSSGQGLNQETTLKRASDTRWSSHYNCLISLAHMFSSTIEVLEIVRKDGTSSEQKFEAKVLLTFIQSFNFIFGLHLMKKVLGITNDLSQALQKKDQDIVNAMNLVNICKGRLQRMRESGWESLFDEVSSFCDKNCIKIPSMDDIFTSGERPNRKAHPITNVHHYRVDLFTDVIDKQLTELNDRFTEKNTELLLCVACLSPSNSFSAFDKEKLMRLAQFYPSDFSEHDLELLKEQLENYIWDMTSNSEFADLKGISDLAQKMVGTKKDHTYPLVYLLLTLALILPVATASVERVFSAMNIVKNTLRNRMGDLWMNDCLVAYIEKDIFNSIEDEAIMQRFQNMKTRRGQLF; via the coding sequence ATGGAAAgatatttcaaaagaaaaacacaaccTGAGATATTAGAACCGTCTCCAAAGAGTCCAAAGAACAATGAAAGTAGTTCAAAACAAACTTGTGTGGATTCTATGGAAATTAACTCGGAAACTCTCCAGTATGATCCTGGATTGCGTAGACCGATTTTGAGTTATCATCCTAATGTTCGAGACCAAGTTCGAAGAGCCTATCTCCAAAATAAACCTTGTCAACCAAAAACCCATGCATTTCCCTACACAAATTTTGGGACAAAGCCTAGAAGGTTCAATCCTGCTTGGTTTACTCAATTTCCTAATTGGTTGGAGTATAGCACATCACAGGATGCTGCCTATTGTTTATGTTGTTATCTCTTCAAACCTGATATTGGAGATCAATCTGGTGgggatacttttgttggagTCGGATTCAAGAAttggaagtgcaagaagaaACTAGAAATTCATGTTGGAGGACCTAATAGTTCTCATAATAATGCTTGGAGAAACTGTGAAGCCTTATTAAACCAAAAACAACATATTGAAACAGTTATCTCAAAACAAACTGACCAAGATCGAATTGATTATCGAACTCGATTAGGTGCATCAGTTGGTGTTAGTAGAATTCTCTTACAACAAGGTCTTCCATTTCGTGGGCATGATGAATCTGAAAATTCACTCAACCAAGGAAACTTTCTTGAAATTCTACGGTGGCTACGTCATTATAATGAGGGTATAAAGGCTGTCACGCTAGAAAATGCtcctgaaaatttgaaattgacaTCACCTGATATTCAGAAGGACATCTCAAGTGCTATTTCATATGAAATCATCAGTGCAATCACTAGTGATATTAATGATTCTTTATTTTCCATTCTTGTTGATGAATCACGAGACAAGTCTTCAAAGGAGCAAATGGCCATTGTATTGCGCTTTGTGGATAAAGGTCATGTGATAGAGCGCTTTGTAGGTATTGAGCATGTTGCAGATACTAAAGCTTCCTCACTCAAGTTAGCCATTGATGATTTCTTTTCTAGACATGGATTGAGCATATCAAAATTGCGTGGGCAAGGCTATGATGGGGCAAGTAATATGCAAGGTGAGTTCAATGGCCTTAAAGCACTAATTTTAAATGAGAATGAGTCTGCCTTTTATGTTCATTGTTTTGCTCATCAACTTCAATTAGCTCTAGTAGcagtggcaaaaaaaaattctgaaattGGAGATCTCTTTACTATGGTTTCTTCTGTGGTGAATATTGTGGTGGCATCTTCTAAGCGTCGTGATATTCTTAGAGAGAAACATGCTCATGTAGTTTTGGAAGCACTAGAAAATAACGAGCTTTCAAGTGGACAAGGTTTGAATCAAGAAACTACTCTTAAGCGGGCTAGTGACACGCGATGGAGCTCTCACTATAATTGTTTAATCAGCTTGGCTCACATGTTCTCATCAACGATAGAAGTGCTTGAGATTGTAAGAAAAGATGGAACAAGTTCTGAACAAAAATTTGAAGCAAAGGTTCTATTGACTTTTATTCAATCTTTCAACTTTATTTTTGGTCTACACTTGATGAAAAAGGTTTTGGGGATCACAAACGATTTATCGCAGGCATTGCAAAAGAAggatcaagatattgtgaatgcAATGAACTTGGTCAATATATGCAAAGGAAGATTGCAAAGGATGCGAGAAAGTGGTTGGGAATCCTTATTTGATGAAGTTTCATCCTTTTGTGACAAGAATTGTATTAAAATTCCTAGCATGGATGATATTTTTACGAGTGGAGAGCGACCAAACCGAAAAGCTCATCCCATCACAAACGTGCACCATTATCGGGTTGATTTATTCACCGATGTCATAGATAAACAACTCACTGAGTTAAATGATCGATTTACTGAGAAGAATACTGAACTACTTCTTTGTGTGGCATGTTTAAGTCCAAGTAATTCTTTCTCTGCctttgacaaagaaaaattgatgCGTCTTGCCCAATTTTATCCAAGTGATTTTTCAGAGCACGATCTTGAGTTACTCAAAGAACAGCTTGAGAATTATATTTGGGACATGACCTCTAATAGTGAGTTTGCAGATTTGAAAGGAATTAGTGATCTTGCACAAAAGATGGTTGGAACCAAGAAAGATCATACTTATCCGTTAGTGTACTTGCTTTTGACACTGGCACTCATCTTACCGGTTGCAACAGCAAGTGTAGAGCGAGTCTTTTCTGCTATGAATATTGTTAAGAACACCCTACGCAATCGAATGGGTGATTTGTGGATGAACGATTGTTTGGTTGCTTATATTGAAAAGGATATTTTTAATAGTATAGAGGACGAGGCTATCATGCAAcggtttcaaaatatgaaaactcGTCGAGgacaattattttaa
- the LOC126611532 gene encoding RHOMBOID-like protein 5: protein MYPPPPPYYGAPPPAAFYAPPPMMAPPRRYSPWLVPLIFLVNLGIFIWIMYENNCPSRMSKDQCMGGHFLDRFSFQPWRDNRMIGPTPETLQRLGGLDNKLVLNGEAWRLFSAMWLHAGLIHLFVNMLSLDFVGLRLEQDFGFHRFGFVYVLAGLGGSLGSCLNIIKQQRTSKTISVGASGAIFGLLGASLSELITNWTVYDDKCSTIMILILNAALNLLIGFLLHMDNSAHVGGLVAGFFLGFVFFVKPQLGYVSSKYMPTHTQVKRTARHNFCQYFLGVVGLVVSIILFATAFGKLFNIKEIKQHLPDSVNKY from the exons atgtatCCACCTCCGCCGCCATACTATGGCGCTCCACCTCCAGCAGCCTTCTACGCGCCACCACCAATGATGGCACCACCAAGGCGGTACTCTCCATGGCTGGTGCCGCTTATATTCTTGGTGAATCTCGGGATTTTCATATGGATAATGTATGAGAACAACTGCCCCTCTAGAATGTCAAAAGATCAGTGTATGGGAGGGCATTTTTTGGATAGATTCTCATTCCAACCTTGGCGCGATAACCGCATGATTGGTCCTACCCCTGAAAC TCTCCAAAGACTAGGAGGCCTTGATAATAAACTAGTGCTGAATGGTGAAGCATGGCGCCTGTTCTCCGCAATGTGGCTACATGCTGGGCTGATTCATCTGTTCGTCAACATGCTCAGTCTTGATTTCGTAGGGCTCCGGCTTGAGCAGGATTTTGGATTTC ACAGATTCGGATTCGTGTATGTGCTAGCTGGGTTAGGGGGAAGTTTAGGGTCTTGCCTTAATATTATCAAACAACAAAGGACAAGCAAGACTATATCAGTTGGCGCATCTGGGGCAATTTTTGGATTGTTGGGAGCCTCACTTTCTGAGCTGATCACAAACTGGACAGTCTATGACGATAAG TGCTCGACAATCATGATACTCATCCTCAATGCTGCCCTGAACTTGCTCATTGGATTTCTACTTCATATGGACAATTCAGCTCATGTAGGAGGACTCGTCGCTGgattttttcttggttttgtgttttttgttaaGCCTCAGTTGGGATATGTAAGCAGCAAATACATGCCAACACACACTCAAGTCAAGCGTACAGCAAGGCACAACTTCTGTCAATATTTTCTGGGGGTCGTTGGTTTGGTCGTGTCCATTATTCT ATTTGCAACTGCCTTCGGTAAGCTATTTAACATAAAGGAGATTAAACAGCATCTGCCTGATAGTGTAAACAAATATTGA
- the LOC126611528 gene encoding RHOMBOID-like protein 5, whose protein sequence is MGERPPSSEDMEKGREKRQKSRHSMPPPHLCPPPPKPWVPWLMPIVFVVNVAMFVYTMYVNDCPTTGEKCLFPFFKRFSFQPFRENPLLGPAALTLKKLGALELQLVVEGGEGWRLFSCMWLHAGVVHLLFNMLSLLFIGIRLEQEFGFIRIGFLYLLAGIGGSLGSTLHRMRTASPTISVGASGALFGLLGAMLSELLINWTIYVNKCTALLILMVVIAVNMAVGFIPKVDSSAHIGGFLAGFFLGFVILVRPQYGYISSRHLPSTYEGRRKSRHKFYQYVLGITAFVFLVLGYTYGFGKLYGPPALKNLP, encoded by the exons ATGGGGGAGAGACCGCCATCCTCCGAAGACATGGAGAAGGGGCGCGAAAAGAGACAAAAGTCTCGGCATTCCATGCCCCCGCCCCATTTGTGCCCCCCTCCTCCTAAGCCATGGGTGCCGTGGCTCATGCCAATCGTGTTTGTCGTCAATGTTGCCATGTTCGTGTACACGATGTACGTCAATGACTGTCCAACTACAGGGGAAAAGtgtctttttcctttctttaagAGGTTCTCTTTCCAACCCTTCAGAGAAAACCCTCTCCTTGGTCCTGCCGCACTTAC TCTAAAGAAACTAGGAGCCCTTGAACTGCAATTAGTGGTGGAAGGGGGCGAAGGATGGCGCCTCTTCTCTTGCATGTGGCTTCATGCTGGAGTCGTTCACTTGCTCTTCAATATGCTGAGCCTTCTATTCATAGGAATCAGGCTTGAGCAGGAATTCGGTTTTA TCAGAATAGGGTTCCTGTATCTGCTTGCTGGAATAGGAGGAAGTTTAGGATCGACTCTACATCGCATGAGAACCGCAAGCCCAACTATCTCAGTTGGTGCATCTGGAGCACTTTTTGGATTGCTGGGAGCCATGCTTTCCGAGCTTCTAATAAACTGGACAATCTACGTGAATAAG TGCACAGCGCTCCTGATACTCATGGTTGTCATTGCCGTGAATATGGCTGTTGGGTTTATACCTAAAGTGGACAGTTCAGCTCATATAGGAGGATTCCTTGCAGGATTTTTCCTTGGCTTTGTTATTCTAGTTCGTCCACAGTATGGTTATATAAGCAGCAGGCACCTTCCATCAACCTACGAAGGAAGACGTAAATCTAGGCACAAGTTCTATCAGTATGTGCTAGGGATCACTgcttttgttttcttagttCTTGG ATACACATATGGCTTTGGTAAGCTATACGGTCCTCCGGCACTGAAAAATCTACCTTAA
- the LOC126611540 gene encoding polygalacturonase-like codes for MTLENNGNEARVENISVHRARFYGTQNGARIKTWETAKGLVRGVSFVNLTFKEVGNPITIDQHYFCHKREGCHELSTAVQISDVSYSGAVATSISEVAINLNCSTPVPRTGITLENIQLASADPDMKITSSCHSVHGVIKGIVEPPVSCL; via the exons ATGACCTTAGAAAACAACGGAAATGAGGCACGGGTTGAGAACATCTCTGTGCACAGGGCTCGGTTCTATGGGACACAGAATGGGGCGCGCATCAAGACTTGGGAG ACTGCCAAAGGATTGGTCCGCGGAGTTTCATTCGTCAATTTAACTTTCAAGGAAGTCGGGAATCCAATTACCATCGACCAACATTATTTCTGTCACAAGCGAGAGGGTTGCCATGAACTG AGCACTGCGGTTCAAATAAGCGACGTGAGCTACAGTGGGGCAGTTGCGACATCCATTTCGGAAGTAGCTATCAATTTGAATTGTAGCACACCAGTCCCACGTACTGGAATCACCTTAGAAAACATTCAGTTGGCCTCGGCAGATCCAGACATGAAAATAACATCAAGCTGCCACAGTGTGCATGGAGTAATTAAGGGAATTGTAGAACCACCAGTTTCATGTCTCTAG